The Macellibacteroides fermentans genome contains the following window.
ACTTGGCTTCAAAATGATCGCCCTTCACCGTTTTTATGTCCGTTGGAGAATCAATGAAGCGAATGGCTCCCGCCTTACCTGTAACTTCCAAAATACTTGGACGGTTTACGGCCTCTTTAACCTGAATCTGCTCTTCTGCCTGCACAAACGACTTGGCTGCCCAAGGCATGTTCTTATTCAGCAGGAACTGTATCTTTACAAAGTATTCTACACTTTCCTTCAGATTATCGAAACGGTATGGCAACGATACCGTGGTTTTGGTACGGGGTGCAACCTCGCCAAGACTTACATTACCTTGTTGAACCTCTTTTCCGTTTTCGTAAAGCGACCATTTTACATCGTAATCCGATAGATCCTTGAAATAATATTTATTGAAAATCTCGAATTCGCCCTTCCGAATATCTTTCGCTGTAATTCCGATGTGCTGATATACTTTCTTTACTTCATAGTATTGTGGCTTCGGCTCCAGATCGCCAAAAACAATTCCATTCATCACAAACTGACCATCGTTGGGGGTATCACCAAAGTCGCCTCCATAAGCAAGGTATCTCTTTCCGGTTTCCTTATCGTAATTGTACATGGATTGATCCACCCAGTCCCAGATAGCTCCACCGCAGAAGAAGTTGGTCGACTCGATTGCTTCCCAGTAATCAACCAGGTTTCCACAGGCATTTCCCATGGAATGGGCATATTCCGAAACGTGAAACGGATATTTGATATTGTATGTTCCTTTTACCGCTCCGCGCATCCATCCGATTGAAGGATACTGATTGGAGCCCATGTCCACGATATCGTTATTACGCTCGTACTGAACCGGACGGGAAAGGTCAACCTTTTTCAAAGCATCGTAAGCGGCTACAAAGTTGTTACCCGGTCCGGCTTCGTTACCCAACGACCAGATTACGATGGAAGGATTGTTGATGTTACTGTGTACCATCTCCATAACACGGGCCACATGGGCATTTTTCCATTCTACCGGATGAGAAAGGGAGGCAGCTCCATAATAATATTGATGCGATTCAATGTTTGCCTCGTCTTCCAGATATATTCCGTACTTGTTACAAAGGAAATACCAATAAGGATCATCCGGATAGTGGGCGTTACGCACGTGGTTGATATTGGCGCGCTTCATCAACATAATTTCGTCTTCCATCATCTTGCGGGTAATGGCATGACCAACACCCGGATTGGTTTCGTGACGGTTAACCCCTTTTAATTTTACGGTTTTACCGTTTACGTAATAATATCGTCCGGCCAAGCCGAATTCATCTTCAGACGCCGGTGTGTCTTTTATCTCAACTTCACGGAAGCCAACAATGGTTGAAACAGTTTCGACGGTTTTATTCTTTGCGTCTTTCAGTTCGGCAACCAACGTATAGCGGTAAGGGAATTCGGCCGACCACTTATTAGGGTTCTGCACCTGCATCACTACTTTTTGGGCATCGGCCTGCTGAGAGGCTTCCACTACAGGGATGCTGGCAGTTGCGGTAGCTTCGGATACCAACGTATTATCGTCCGAATACAGTTTGTTTGCATACAGCGAGTAGACCAGCTTATATCCTTTTGCCTTTTTATTCCCCAAGTTCCGGATATCTGCACTGATAGCAAGAGATCCGTTGGTATAGGTATTGTCCAAATCCGGAATCACATTAAGGTCGCGCACTTGTAGTTTGGGTGTCGAATAAAGTGCAACCGTGCGGAAGATTCCCGGCAAGCGGAACATATCCTGAGCTTCAAGGAATGAGCCGTCCGAACTGCGGTATACTTCTGCAGCAATTATATTTTTTCCCTTACGGAGGTATTTGGTGATATTGAAGTTGGCTGTATTGCGTGAGTTTTTGGAAAAGCCTACATATTGACCGTTAATCCACAGATAGAAGAAAGAATCAACGCCGTCGAAACTGATAAACACTTCCCGGCCATCCCAGTTTTGAGGAATTTCAAAATCACGAAGGAAAGAACCTACCTCGTTACGGTGTTTGAAGGTGGTCCAGTTTGCAGGCGGTGTACGCATCACTCCACCACGCCAATCGTCCACTTTCACGCTGTGCTGGAATATTACCGGCTGATTTACATAAATAGGCACCCCGTATTTGAGCGTTCCGTCTTTTTGTATTCCAACGATGTTCCAGCTGCAAGGCACCTGAATATTATCCCACGTAGTGGCGTTGTAGTCCGTCCGGTAAAAATCCTTCGGGCGAGAATCCGGATCGGGCGCCCAGTTAAATTTCCAGTTTCCGTTAAGTGATTGCCAGTAGCTGCTGTTTTCGGGTAATACCTTACGGGCACTTTCCCGGTCCTGAAATGAAAAGAAGTAGGCTCGCGGCTGCTCCTTGTTCAAAGATAAATTCTCGGGAGATTGCCATTCGTCGCCTGCAGGAGCAGACTGCGTTCCGTAATTAAACCCCGCCAATGGTGGATGTACCGCGAAGCTTTGCAGGGCAAAGCTGCACAGCAAAAGACCAAATGTGATTTTACGCATGATTTTTTGTGTTTTGTTGTTTATAAAATTTAGTTTTTCCACTAATTTGTTTCTTTCCGGCGTATCTAAACGTATTCAGCTATCATTGCAGCATGTTATAACGTTTAAATTATTTGTCGACAAAGATAATAAAAATACAAAAATTCCTACCCCGAATCTAAAGAATGTTAGCAAGATAGCTAAGCAGAGTCTGCATGAGTCATATTGCTTTTCTTTCAATCTGTTTCACTTGCTTTTGAAATAAATGTTTACATTTGCCAGTCAAACACGTACGAACGGATGAGCGTAGAAATTAAAGAAGTTAAAAGCAAGAAGGAGCTTAAGCAGTTTGTTAAGTTCAACATAGAGTTATATAAGGATTGTCCTTACCATGTGCCCGGAATAATTGAAGAGGAGATGGTTACTTTAAGCCGGGATAAAAATCCGGCTTTTGAGCTTTGTGAAACAATCTATTTTCTGGCGTTACGCGACAACAGGATTGTGGGCCGTATTGCGGGTATTATAAACCGGAAAAGCAACGAGATCTGGAAACAAAACCATGCCCGGTTTGGCTTTGTAGATTTCATCGATGACAAGGAGGTGGTTGATGCCCTTTTTGCAGCTGTGGAGAACTGGGCCAAAAGCAAAGGGATGAATGCCGTGCACGGACCGATGGGATTTACCGATCTGGATCAGGAAGGTATGCTTGTTGAAGGATTTGATCAGTTGGCTACCATGGCTACAATTTACAACTATCCTTATTATCCGGTGCATCTTGAACGGCTGGGATATGTGAAAGATCAGGACTGGCACGAGTTCAAAATCTATATTCCGGAAAAGACTCCGGAGAAACACGAACGTATTGCCGAAATTGTAAAGGCGAAACATGGTTTAAAGGTGATGAAATTTACCAGAACCAAAGACATTATGCCTTACGTTCAACAAATATTCGATACGCTTAACAAGGCGTATACGCCCCTGTATGGCTTTGTTCCGCTTACGCAAAAGCAGATCGATTATTATGTAAAAATGTATATCCCCATGCTCCGTCTGGACTTGGTTACTTTGATAATTCGTGAAGCCGATGATGCGGTGATCGGTTTTGGCATTACCCTGCCCAGCCTGTCCGAAGCCATGAAAAAGGCAAAAGGAAGTCTGTTTCCTTTCGGGTTTATCCACCTGCTTAAAGCATTGAAGACAAAACCTAAAGTTGTGGATCTTTACCTGATCGGGGTGTTGCCCGAATATCAGAACAAAGGTGTAAATGCGTTGATATTTAACGACCTGATTCCAATTTACAGAAGTCTGGGGGTAGAGTACGGAGAAAGTAATCCGGAACTGGAGACCAACAGCGCTGTTCAGGCTCAATGGGATTATTTCAAACGTGAGCATCACAAAACAAGACGTGCATTTATAAAAGAGTTAAAATAAGAGAGAGACAGACTATGAATGAACTGAATTCAACAATACAACAGCTTACTGCGTATAACGAAGACGATATCCGCACGCTGGACTGGATGGAGCATATCCGCCGCCGGCCCGGGATGTATATTGGCAAACTGGGAGATGGTAGTTATGCAGACGATGGTATTTATGTATTATTGAAGGAGGTGCTGGATAACTCTATCGATGAGTATATGATGGGATACGGTAAATCTATCGAGGTTACCGTAGAAGAGGGAGCCGTTTCTGTAAGGGATTACGGCCGGGGTGTTCCTCTGGGAAAGGTTATAGATGTTTCAAGCAAGATGAACACCGGTGCCAAATACGACAGTAAGGCATTTAAAAAGTCGGTAGGGTTGAATGGAGTGGGTATCAAAGCCGTTAACGCTCTGAGCAGCTACTTCCTGATAACAAGTCACCGGGACGGAGAATGCAAACGGGTGGAATATAGCAAGGCCGTGGTTACAGAAGAGTCGGACATTATGCCGACCAGCGAAGCCAACGGTACACTGGTTTATTTTGTTCCCGACAAAGAAATTTTCAGGGAATACGAATACAAAAGCGAATTCATCGAATCTTTGCTGAAGAACTATGTTTTTCTGAATTCCGGACTATCCATTATATACAACGGGAAAAAGTTTCATTCCAAAAATGGTTTAGTGGATCTGCTCAATGAGAATATGACCACCGATCCTCTTTATCCGATTATCCATCTGCAAGGAGAAGATATCGAAGTGGTGATCACCCATAGCAATCAGTACGGCGAAGAATATTATTCGTTTGTAAACGGTCAGCATACTACCCAGGGTGGTACTCACCTATCTTCTTTCAGGGAGGCGGTAAGCCGTGTGATCAAGGAATTTTACTCCAAGAATTTCGATTACTCGGATATTCGTTCGGGAATTGTGGCGGCTATCAGTATCAAGGTGGAAGAACCGGTTTTTGAAAGTCAGACGAAAACAAAGCTGGGTTCAAGGGATATCGGACCGGGTGGACCAACCGTTGCCAAATTTATCGGTGACTTCCTGAAAAAGGAACTTGACAATTACCTGCACAAAGATGCCGAAACGGCAGATGCATTGCTTCGGAAGATTCTGGAAAGCGAAAAAGAGCGCAAAGCCATTGCCGGTGTAACTAAACTGGCCAGGGAAAGAGCAAAAAAAGCTAATCTGCACAACAAGAAACTAAGGGATTGCCGTATCCACCTGAACGATCCGAAAGGTGACTTAACAGAGGAAACCTGCATATTCATAACTGAGGGTGATTCTGCCAGTGGCTCCATCACCAAAAGCCGGGATCCGAATCTGCAGGCCGTATTCAGCTTAAGAGGAAAACCGCTTAATAGTTTTGGCCTCACTAAAAAGATCGTTTACGAAAATGAGGAATTCAATCTTTTGCAAGCTGCGTTGAATATAGAAGACGGACTGGAAGGTTTACGCTACAATAAAGTGATTATTGCAACCGATGCCGATGTGGACGGGATGCATATCCGTTTATTGCTGATCACATTCTTCCTGCAGTTCTTTCCGGATCTGATTAAACGGAACCATGTGTACATCCTGCAAACACCTCTTTTCAGGGTTCGCAACAAACAGAAGACCTTCTATTGTTATAGTGAAGAGGAACGGTTGGCAGCGATGGCTGCTGTTGGAAAAAATCCGGAAATTACCCGATTCAAAGGATTGGGTGAAATATCTCCGGATGAATTTAAAAACTTTATCGGAAAAGACATACGTCTGGATCCGGTAACAATGAAAAAAGAAGACCTGGTGAAAGATATGCTGGAGTTCTATATGGGAAAGAACACAATGGAACGGCAAAACTTTATTATTGACAACCTGGTTGTAGAAGAAGATATAGTATGAAACGTATAGCGCTTTTCCCCGGAACGTTCGATCCATTTACCATCGGACATCAGTCGCTGGTTACCCGTGGGCTTAACCTGGTAGACGAAATTGTGATTTCCATCGGTATAAACGATAAGAAGCTTACCTACTTCTCGCTGGAAAAGCGTATTGCCGCCATTCAGGCTTTATACAAAAACGAGCCCAGGGTAAGCGTAAGACAATATAATTCGCTTACAGTGGATTTTGCCCGCGAAATGGGAGCCGAATTTATTATGCGCGGTATCCGTACCGTAAATGACTTTGAATACGAAAAAAGCATTGCCGACGTAAACAGGAAGCTGGCCGGTATTGAAACTTTCATATTATTTACCGAACCGGAACATACACATATCAGCTCCAGTATCGTTCGCGAATTGCTGCGGTACGGAAAGGATATTTCACTATTTGTTCCTAAAGAAACCGAATTATTTTAATGATACCGGCTGTTTCGTACAGCCGGGAATCTTGTTTAGCAATGTTGACATAAATATAAAACAATGAAACAACACCTATTGTCCCTTTTTCTGATAGCCTTTTGCTTTACTTCTGTAACAGCTCAGAACAGCAACCAGGATGCCCGTAAACTTTCCCTGGCTCTATATGCCATATCTAATTTATACGTTGATACCGTAGACGAAGGCAAGTTGGCCGAAGATGCCATACGTGGTATGCTTGAAAAACTGGATCCGCATTCCACCTATATGGACAAAGAAGAGACCAAGGAGATGACTGAGCCGTTGCAGGGCAATTTTGAAGGAATAGGAATTCAGTTCAATATGCTTACTGATTCACTATATGTGATTCAGGTAATCCCCGGTGGTCCGTCCGAGAAAGTGGGACTAATGGCCGGAGATCGTATTATTTCGGTTAACGATACCTTGATAGCCGGCGTTAAGATGAAAACACCCGACATTATGAAACGGCTTAGAGGCCCCAAAGGAACCTTGGTAAGGGTAAAGGTTTTGAGACAAAACAATCCGGAATTGATTGAATTTAAAATCATTCGCGGCAAGATTCCGGTATATAGTCTGGATGCTGCCTATATGGCCGACAAACAGACAGGTTACATTAAGTTAAACCGTTTTGCAGCTTCCACAGCCGACGAGTTCAGGGAAGCCGTTCAGAAACTACAGAAAAAAGGCATGAAGCAGCTGATTCTGGACCTGCAGTCTAACGGTGGAGGATATTTAAATATTGCGATTGATCTGGCAGATGAGTTTCTGGCAGACGATAAACTGATTGTTTATACCGAAGGATCGAAACAAAGACGGGAAGATGCCAAATCCAGCAAAAAAGGATTGTTTGAGAACGGACGGCTTGTAATATTGGTGGACGAGGCTTCTGCTTCTGCCAGCGAGATTGTATCCGGAGCCGTACAGGATTGGGACAGAGGTGTAATCATCGGCAGACGTACATTTGGCAAGGGATTGGTTCAAAAACCCATTCCCCTACCCGATGGATCGATGATCCGCCTTACTGTTTCGCGCTACTATACGCCTACAGGTCGTTGTATACAGAAACCATACGAAAATGGGGATAAAGCTCTGTATAACCGGGAACTGATTGAAAGATATAACCGCGGAGAACTTACGAATGCAGACAGTATCCATTTCCCCGATTCTATGAAATACAGTACACTGATCACAAAGAGAGATGTGTATGGCGGTGGCGGTATCATGCCCGATGTTTTTGTTCCGGTAGACACAACCCGCTACACCGATTATCATAGAAACCTGGTAGCTGCTGGATTGGTAAACAGGGTGGCCATGAACTTTATCGACCACAACAGAACGGAATTAGGTAAAAAATTCGACTCGATTGCCGCCTACAAAGAAAAGTTCGAAGTTCCCCAAACGTTGATTGATGAGCTGATCTCGCTTGCCAATGGCGAAAAAATACCTTACAAGGAAGACGAATTCAATCGTTCCAAAGCATTGATTACGTTGCAGGTCAAAGCCTTGATTGCCCGCGATCTTTTTGACATGAATGAATATTTCCAGGTTATTAATGACGACAACGAAATATACAATCAGGCATTGAAGCTGATAAACGACAAAGCAGCCTATGAAAAGGAACTGGGAATTAAAAAGTAAGCTGTATTTGTTACTATTCGGCCTTATCTCTCCGCTTTTTCGGATAAAGAGGTTATATTTGCGTATGCATTAATTCAGAGTGAGTACAGGTATGTTGAAACAACAGTTACAACAAAAGTTACAACAGAAGCTTTCGCCTCAGCAGATTCAGCTAATCAGGCTTCTTGAACTTCCGGCCATCGAGCTTGAAGAGCGCATTAAGCATGAACTTGAAGAAAATCCGGCCCTGGAGGAAGGTAGAGAGATACAGGATGACTTTGAAAAGTCTGATGATACAGATTTCTCCGATGAAGGGAGTGTGTCCGAATCGGAAACGGATCTGGCCTTAGGCGATTACCTGAGTGAGGAGGATATCCCTGATTACAAACTTCAGGAGATCAGAGGAAAAGCAGAACAAAAGGAGGATATTCCATTTTCGGTAAGTCAGTCGCTGAACGAGTTCCTTTTACAGCAGATTGGATTGCGTGAATTACCGGAGACAGAAATGAAGATTGCCGAATATATTATTGGCAATATAGATGATGACGGGTACTTGCGCCGGGATCTGGAAGCGATTGCCGACGATTTGATTTTTCAGGCGGGTCAAGAGGTGACCATCGATCAGGTGAAAGGGGTTCTTCTGGTGATTCAGGACTTAGAACCTGTAGGCGTAGCAGCCCGGAACCTGCAGGAGTGTTTGCTGATTCAACTGGAGAAAGGAAATAATAACAGCGATTGCCAGTTGGCAATAAGGGTGTTGAAAGAATATTTCGATGAATTCACCCGTAAGCACTACGATAAAATAGTAAGAGGATTGCAGGTTGACGAGGAATCTTTAAAAAAAGCAATTCACGAAATCACATCCCTTAATCCGAAACCCGGAGCAGCGTGGGGCGACAGTATGGACACCGTACTTAGTCAGGTTATCCCCGATTTTTTAGTAGAGGCTTCCAACGGAGAACTTACGCTTTCGATGAACAACCGTGGAATTCCGGAAATGCGAATCAATAAAGATTATGCCGCCATGTTTCAGGATTATACGGGTAACAAGGCAAACCAGACATCCGATATGCGCGATGCGGTTCAGTTTGTAAAACAAAAGCTTGATTCGGCCCAATGGTTCATCGATGCTGTACGCCAGCGTCAGGAAACATTGACCAGAACTATGGAAACCATCATCATGCTGCAGACCGAATTCTTTCTGACGGGGGATGAGGCAACGCTCCGTCCTATGATTCTTAAGGACGTTGCAGAAAAGTGCGGCTACGATATTTCAACAATTTCAAGAGTGAGCAACAGTAAATATGTGCAAACCAATTTTGGGATCTATCCTCTTAAGTATTTTTTTTCCGAATCTACGCAAACGGATACCGGAGAAGAGATTTCGACCCGGGAAGTAAAAAAAATACTAAAGGAATGCATAGAGGGAGAAGACAAGCGGAAACCGCTTACAGATGAGGAACTCACAAAGATACTAACGGAAAAAGGGTATCTGATTGCCCGGCGCACCGTAGCTAAATACAGAGAACAACTGGGGTTGCCTGTGGCCAGACTCAGAAAAGAAATTTAATTAAGATACAATGAAACTATTTGCTAACATAACATCCATCCTTTTCCATCCGCTGTTAATGGTTACGTATGGAATGATATTGGCCTTGTCTTTTACCTATCTGGCCATCTATCCATTATCCATGAAGCTCGTTATTGCAGGGGGTGCGTTTATTAGCACGGCTGTAATGCCCGGTTTCTTTATTCTTCTTTTTGTTAAAAGCGGAGCAGCAGGGGATTTGGAACTGACGGACCGGAAGGAGCGCTTTGTGCCCTATTTCATTTTTATAGTATCCATAGGAGCCTGTTTTTATCTTATGCTAAAACTGATGATGCCCGTATGGATTCTTGTATTGCTGGGAGCAACAGCGATTAGTTTACTTATCGGCATGGCGATCAATATTTTCTGGAAAATAAGTGCCCACCTTATGGGGATTGGCGGACTCATCGGTGCCATAATGGGAATATGCCGCCTGCATCAGCAAAATCCTTATTGGGCCTTTATCCTGCTTTTCATTATTGCCGGGTTGGTTGGCACTTCCAGAATTTTTCTTGGCAGACATACACCAATGCAGGTTTATGCTGGTTTTATACTGGGATTTTTCTGTACCTTTACAGCATCGATTTTGAGTTATATCTATTTATTCATCTAATAAAATACTAGAATTATGATTTTCCCTGCAGAACTAAAGTACACAAAGGATCATGAATGGATCCGCGTTGAAGGCAACGTGGCTTATGTGGGTATTACTGATTACGCACAAAGTGAATTAGGCGACATTGTATATGTTGACGTTCAGACAGAAGGTGAAACCGTCGAAATTGAAGAGGTGTTTGGCTCCATTGAGGCGGTTAAAACAGTTTCTGATCTGTTTATGCCTGTTTCCGGCGAAGTGCTTGAAGTAAACGGTGCATTGGAAGAAAAGCCTGAGCTTATCAATGAAGATGCATACGGAGAAGGATGGATTATTAAGATTTCTGTTGCAGATGCGGCTCAATTGGACAGCTTGCTTTCCGCAGCTGATTATGAACAATTAATTGCTAAATAAAAAATGACTCCGATAGTTAGTATAATAATGGGTAGCACATCCGACCTTCCGGTAATGGAAAAGGCTGCCAAATTCCTGGACGAGATGCAGGTTCCTTTCGAAATGCATGCTTTGTCGGCGCACCGTACGCCAGCAGAAGTTGAAGCTTTTGCCAAAAATGCCAAAGGACGCGGCATTAAGGTTATAATAGCTGCTGCAGGCATGGCTGCCCATCTGTGTGGCGTGATCGCCTCCATGACCACCCTTCCGGTGATTGGAGTACCTATCAATGCCTCACTCGACGGCATGGATGCATTGCTGGCCATCGTACAGATGCCTCCGGGTATTCCTGTTGCAACCGTTGGAATCAACGGATCACTAAATGCGGGTATTCTGGCTGTCCAGATGCTTGCTGTGGGAGATGACAAACTGCAGGAAAAATTGGATCAATATAAGGAGGATCTGAAGAAAAAAATCATTCAGGCGAATGAAGATCTCGCCAAGGTTTCTTACACCTATAAAACAAATTAACAGATCAGGGGCGAACCAAAAGGTTTGCCCCTTGTTAATTAACAAAGAGAAGACTCCTTGTTATTCACTAATGCATAATACAGATGGATTATTTCAATTATAGTCGCCGGCAATCGTCGGTTGTTCAGATAGGAAACAAACAACTGGGTGGCAACAACCCCATCCTTATTCAGTCAATGGCCAATGTATCCACCCTGGATACCAATGCATGTGTCGAACAAGCCATACGCATCATCGATGCCGGAGCAGATTATGTCCGGTTCACGGCTCAGGGAATCAGGGAGGCCGAGAACCTGGGTGTGATAAGACAGGAACTCACCCGCAGAGGATATACAAATCCGCTTGTTGCCGATATTCACTTTAACCCCAAAGCTGCAGATGCCGCTGCTCAGGTAGTGGAGAAGGTACGTATCAATCCGGGTAATTATGTGGATAGTAAGATATTTAATATCAGAGAATACTCCGATGAGGAATACAATGCCGGAATCGCAAAAATCCGGGAACGCTTCATTCCTTTCCTTCATTTGTGCAAGGAACACAACACCGCTATCAGACTCGGTATAAATCATGGCTCTTTATCGGACCGTATTATGAGCCGTTACGGCGATACACCTGAAGGCATGGTAGCTTCCTGCATGGAATTTTTGAGAATCTGCCGGGAAGAAAATTTTCATAATGTGGCAATCTCAATCAAAGCATCCAACACGGTGGTTATGGTTCAGACTGTACGTCTGTTGGTTAAGACCATGGATGCCGAGGGAATGGCTTATCCTTTGCATTTAGGTGTTACGGAAGCAGGCGACGGCGAAGACGGACGAATCAAATCGGCTGTAGGCATAGGCACATTGCTTCACGATGGAATTGGCGACACTATACGGGTTTCACTCAGCGAAGAGCCCGAGGCAGAAGTTCCGGTAGCTCGTAAATTAGCAGAATATGTACAAAAAAGAGCTGGAGCTCCAAGTGTGGAGGGAACTGTCGCCCCGGGATTCGACAAGATAAAACCGGCACGCAGAAAAAGTAGGATCGTAGAAGGTATTGGGGGTGAGGGCATTCCCGTTGTTGTGTCGGACAGGAGCAACGGATTAAGCTTTGAATTCAATCCAGAAGCTAAGCCCGACTATGTTTACGTGGGAGCAGTAGACCCAGATAGTCTTCCATATAATATTAAGTTTATTGTTGATGCCCATAGATG
Protein-coding sequences here:
- a CDS encoding glycoside hydrolase family 2 TIM barrel-domain containing protein; translation: MRKITFGLLLCSFALQSFAVHPPLAGFNYGTQSAPAGDEWQSPENLSLNKEQPRAYFFSFQDRESARKVLPENSSYWQSLNGNWKFNWAPDPDSRPKDFYRTDYNATTWDNIQVPCSWNIVGIQKDGTLKYGVPIYVNQPVIFQHSVKVDDWRGGVMRTPPANWTTFKHRNEVGSFLRDFEIPQNWDGREVFISFDGVDSFFYLWINGQYVGFSKNSRNTANFNITKYLRKGKNIIAAEVYRSSDGSFLEAQDMFRLPGIFRTVALYSTPKLQVRDLNVIPDLDNTYTNGSLAISADIRNLGNKKAKGYKLVYSLYANKLYSDDNTLVSEATATASIPVVEASQQADAQKVVMQVQNPNKWSAEFPYRYTLVAELKDAKNKTVETVSTIVGFREVEIKDTPASEDEFGLAGRYYYVNGKTVKLKGVNRHETNPGVGHAITRKMMEDEIMLMKRANINHVRNAHYPDDPYWYFLCNKYGIYLEDEANIESHQYYYGAASLSHPVEWKNAHVARVMEMVHSNINNPSIVIWSLGNEAGPGNNFVAAYDALKKVDLSRPVQYERNNDIVDMGSNQYPSIGWMRGAVKGTYNIKYPFHVSEYAHSMGNACGNLVDYWEAIESTNFFCGGAIWDWVDQSMYNYDKETGKRYLAYGGDFGDTPNDGQFVMNGIVFGDLEPKPQYYEVKKVYQHIGITAKDIRKGEFEIFNKYYFKDLSDYDVKWSLYENGKEVQQGNVSLGEVAPRTKTTVSLPYRFDNLKESVEYFVKIQFLLNKNMPWAAKSFVQAEEQIQVKEAVNRPSILEVTGKAGAIRFIDSPTDIKTVKGDHFEAKFDASTGTLYSLTYGNETVIEEGKGPKLDALRAFVNNDNWFYSQWFDRGLHNLVHKATGMNVNVKENGTVVLSFTVESQAPNAAKIHGGTSSGKNRIEELTDKIFGADDFKFTTNQIWTVYKDGSVELQSSITSNQPALVLPRLGYVMQVPQQYKHFNYYGRGPIDNYADRKSGQFIEQHTNTVEGEFVNFPKPQDMGNHEDVRWCALTNDAGNGAVFVATDRLSVSALPYSAKDLILASHPYQLPPVGDTYLHLDLAVTGLGGNSCGQGAPLPDDRVNAAHHTTGFIIRPAGKDLAQTAQVAPAGDIPLSIIRDGAGQVTLTSSKKDAVICYTVDKNKAKEYTEPIALRNGGKVTAWFKDTPANKISSTFTKITNIQTNVIYASSQEAGEGDAKNLTDGDPNTIWHTMYSVTVAKHPHWVDLDCGEIKTIKGFTYLPRQGGGNGNVKDYTIHVSVDGKEWGEPIHKAAFENNAAEKKVTFSKPVKARYIRFTALSEQRGQDYATGAEITIQAE
- a CDS encoding DNA topoisomerase IV subunit B → MNELNSTIQQLTAYNEDDIRTLDWMEHIRRRPGMYIGKLGDGSYADDGIYVLLKEVLDNSIDEYMMGYGKSIEVTVEEGAVSVRDYGRGVPLGKVIDVSSKMNTGAKYDSKAFKKSVGLNGVGIKAVNALSSYFLITSHRDGECKRVEYSKAVVTEESDIMPTSEANGTLVYFVPDKEIFREYEYKSEFIESLLKNYVFLNSGLSIIYNGKKFHSKNGLVDLLNENMTTDPLYPIIHLQGEDIEVVITHSNQYGEEYYSFVNGQHTTQGGTHLSSFREAVSRVIKEFYSKNFDYSDIRSGIVAAISIKVEEPVFESQTKTKLGSRDIGPGGPTVAKFIGDFLKKELDNYLHKDAETADALLRKILESEKERKAIAGVTKLARERAKKANLHNKKLRDCRIHLNDPKGDLTEETCIFITEGDSASGSITKSRDPNLQAVFSLRGKPLNSFGLTKKIVYENEEFNLLQAALNIEDGLEGLRYNKVIIATDADVDGMHIRLLLITFFLQFFPDLIKRNHVYILQTPLFRVRNKQKTFYCYSEEERLAAMAAVGKNPEITRFKGLGEISPDEFKNFIGKDIRLDPVTMKKEDLVKDMLEFYMGKNTMERQNFIIDNLVVEEDIV
- the coaD gene encoding pantetheine-phosphate adenylyltransferase yields the protein MKRIALFPGTFDPFTIGHQSLVTRGLNLVDEIVISIGINDKKLTYFSLEKRIAAIQALYKNEPRVSVRQYNSLTVDFAREMGAEFIMRGIRTVNDFEYEKSIADVNRKLAGIETFILFTEPEHTHISSSIVRELLRYGKDISLFVPKETELF
- a CDS encoding S41 family peptidase; this translates as MKQHLLSLFLIAFCFTSVTAQNSNQDARKLSLALYAISNLYVDTVDEGKLAEDAIRGMLEKLDPHSTYMDKEETKEMTEPLQGNFEGIGIQFNMLTDSLYVIQVIPGGPSEKVGLMAGDRIISVNDTLIAGVKMKTPDIMKRLRGPKGTLVRVKVLRQNNPELIEFKIIRGKIPVYSLDAAYMADKQTGYIKLNRFAASTADEFREAVQKLQKKGMKQLILDLQSNGGGYLNIAIDLADEFLADDKLIVYTEGSKQRREDAKSSKKGLFENGRLVILVDEASASASEIVSGAVQDWDRGVIIGRRTFGKGLVQKPIPLPDGSMIRLTVSRYYTPTGRCIQKPYENGDKALYNRELIERYNRGELTNADSIHFPDSMKYSTLITKRDVYGGGGIMPDVFVPVDTTRYTDYHRNLVAAGLVNRVAMNFIDHNRTELGKKFDSIAAYKEKFEVPQTLIDELISLANGEKIPYKEDEFNRSKALITLQVKALIARDLFDMNEYFQVINDDNEIYNQALKLINDKAAYEKELGIKK
- the rpoN gene encoding RNA polymerase factor sigma-54, translated to MLKQQLQQKLQQKLSPQQIQLIRLLELPAIELEERIKHELEENPALEEGREIQDDFEKSDDTDFSDEGSVSESETDLALGDYLSEEDIPDYKLQEIRGKAEQKEDIPFSVSQSLNEFLLQQIGLRELPETEMKIAEYIIGNIDDDGYLRRDLEAIADDLIFQAGQEVTIDQVKGVLLVIQDLEPVGVAARNLQECLLIQLEKGNNNSDCQLAIRVLKEYFDEFTRKHYDKIVRGLQVDEESLKKAIHEITSLNPKPGAAWGDSMDTVLSQVIPDFLVEASNGELTLSMNNRGIPEMRINKDYAAMFQDYTGNKANQTSDMRDAVQFVKQKLDSAQWFIDAVRQRQETLTRTMETIIMLQTEFFLTGDEATLRPMILKDVAEKCGYDISTISRVSNSKYVQTNFGIYPLKYFFSESTQTDTGEEISTREVKKILKECIEGEDKRKPLTDEELTKILTEKGYLIARRTVAKYREQLGLPVARLRKEI
- a CDS encoding phosphatase PAP2 family protein, with the protein product MKLFANITSILFHPLLMVTYGMILALSFTYLAIYPLSMKLVIAGGAFISTAVMPGFFILLFVKSGAAGDLELTDRKERFVPYFIFIVSIGACFYLMLKLMMPVWILVLLGATAISLLIGMAINIFWKISAHLMGIGGLIGAIMGICRLHQQNPYWAFILLFIIAGLVGTSRIFLGRHTPMQVYAGFILGFFCTFTASILSYIYLFI